The Erigeron canadensis isolate Cc75 chromosome 4, C_canadensis_v1, whole genome shotgun sequence genome window below encodes:
- the LOC122597441 gene encoding putative disease resistance RPP13-like protein 1 → MAEVLVGAAVTVLVEKLFSSALMNFAQSQGIDSQLKKLKITLPMIQAVLADAAQKQITQKAVKLWLIELQDLAYDIDDVLDDLTTESMKRKLNQEVFQTTSSGNSSKLLKILPTCCTNFTPHNMMYGRKISSKLDNIISKMHDIIEQKHNLGLKVNVKSDRSNKIDDVRFHQTSLIDESKVLGREGDKEVLLENLLRTEEESSKPNVSSSSSIVSIVGMGGIGKTTLARLLYNDQKVKDHFEIRAWVCVSDEFDVLNISKAIYQALGGEDKPFATLDLLHLAIKEIVLMKRFLVVLDDVWNEDHKKWDLLKSVFDVGVRGSKIMVTTRKKKVALVMDSPQPYKLEVLKDEIALSLFAQSALVEKNFDKHQSLEFIARGIVKKCDGLPLALVTLGRVLKTKENDDEWVELLNSEVWNLQDESDILPSLKLSYYDLPSHLKQLFAYCSIFPKDHEFEKNELVLLWMAQGFLSKTKGNKSMESLGRRYFEELQSRSFFQPSVNRESRYMMHDLIHDLAISVAGEFFFFLDLLDDKMNVNGQNRSFEKLRHFSFINQITTDAKYRKFKEVYRARCLRTFLPLLVGCWWELSRLDDVLVYLLPQLKLLRVLSLTSYSITKVPQSIGSLRHLRYLNFSGSKIKHLPEQVSELYNLQTLFVCWCDELSSLPGSFLKLINLRHLDMTGTPLLKKLPLGIGGLTSLQTLSKVIIEDGNGFNISDLKGLRDLQGQLSIQGLDNVIDPLQADNANLQQKKGLDNLELKWSVSENHNIQYEVLERLRPHSKLKKLDILYYGGMKFPNWIGDPSFDRLSHLGLHKCKNCRELPTLGQLTSLTELSLCSCDMLESYNCPNSVESLVIICCHSMTSLTFSNTQKEIPSSCIRILKVIGCKSLTSISHVGLQSLTSLEELEIRNCPSMEDSFPCGLWPPNLRRLVIGELNKPMSEWGIQNYPNSLHVLWLFGKNSGVVSFGVEEDHATNTNNSSTRFLLPASLISLEILDFIEVESLSEVLQHFPFLEKLSIQNCPKLRDVPETTSSLTVSVLTY, encoded by the coding sequence ATGGCTGAAGTCCTTGTTGGTGCTGCTGTGACTGTGCTGGTCGAGAAGCTATTTTCTAGTGCATTGATGAATTTTGCTCAATCTCAAGGAATTGATTCTCAGCtgaaaaagttgaaaataactttacccATGATACAAGCTGTGCTTGCTGATGCAGCCCAAAAGCAAATTACACAAAAAGCGGTTAAATTATGGCTAATCGAGCTCCAGGATTTGGCCTATGACATAGACGATGTACTCGATGATTTAACCACTGAATCAATGAAGCGAAAGTTGAACCAGGAAGTATTTCAGACCACAAGCAGTGGTAATAGCAGTAAGTTACTCAAGATATTGCCAACTTGTTGTACTAATTTCACTCCTCATAATATGATGTATGGTCGAAAGATTAGTTCCAAGCTAGATAATATTATCTCCAAAATGCATGATATTATTGAGCAGAAACATAATCTTGGTTTGAAAGTGAATGTGAAAAGTGATAGATCAAATAAGATAGATGATGTAAGATTTCATCAAACTTCGTTGATTGATGAGTCTAAAGTGTTGGGCCGGGAAGGTGATAAGGAGGTATTGCTAGAAAATCTGTTAAGAACCGAAGAAGAATCCAGTAAACCAAATGtgagcagcagcagcagcattGTGTCGATAGTTGGTATGGGTGGGATTGGCAAAACAACACTTGCCAGACTTTTGTACAATGACCAGAAAGTGAAGGATCACTTTGAAATCAGGGCATGGGTGTGCGTTTCTGATGAGTTCGATGTACTCAATATTAGCAAGGCTATTTATCAAGCTTTGGGCGGGGAGGACAAACCGTTTGCTACTCTAGATTTGCTTCATTTGGCCATTAAAGAAATAGTATTAATGAAAAGGTTCCTGGTTGTTTTAGATGATGTCTGGAATGAAGACCACAAGAAATGGGATCTGCTTAAAAGTGTTTTTGATGTTGGGGTACGCGGAAGTAAAATTATGGTGACCACACGGAAGAAGAAAGTCGCATTAGTGATGGACTCTCCTCAACCATACAAGCTGGAGGTTTTAAAAGATGAGATAGCCTTGTCTTTATTCGCGCAATCTGCACTTGTTGAAAAAAACTTTGACAAACATCAATCACTTGAATTTATTGCTAGAGGTATCGTTAAGAAGTGTGATGGTTTGCCTTTGGCTTTGGTAACGCTTGGGAGGGTCTTGAAGACAAAAGAAAACGACGACGAATGGGTGGAGTTGCTGAATAGTGAAGTATGGAATTTACAAGATGAAAGTGATATTCTTCCGTCACTCAAGCTGAGTTACTATGATCTCCCTTCGCATTTAAAGCAATTGTTTGCATATTGCTCCATCTTTCCAAAGGATCATGAGTTTGAAAAGAACGAATTAGTCCTACTGTGGATGGCACAAGGGTTTCTCTCCAAAACTAAAGGCAACAAATCGATGGAGAGTTTGGGTCGTCGGTATTTTGAGGAGCTACAATCAAGGTCATTTTTTCAGCCTTCAGTAAATCGCGAATCACGATACATGATGCATGACTTGATCCATGACTTGGCCATAAGTGTTGCTGgggagtttttcttttttttggatCTGTTGGATGACAAGATGAATGTCAACGGCCAAAACAGATCTTTTGAGAAGCTCCGCCACTTTTCATTCATAAATCAAATAACAACAGACGCAAAATATAGAAAGTTCAAGGAAGTATATAGAGCTAGATGCCTGAGAACATTCTTACCACTGTTAGTAGGTTGTTGGTGGGAACTTAGTAGATTGGACGATGTTCTTGTTTACTTACTTCCCCAATTAAAACTCCTAAGGGTGTTGAGCTTGACTAGTTATTCAATCACAAAGGTACCGCAATCCATTGGTAGTCTCAGGCATTTGAGGTACCTTAATTTTTCCGGGTCCAAGATCAAACACTTACCAGAACAGGTCAGTGAACTTTATAATCTACAAACCTTGTTCGTTTGTTGGTGTGATGAGCTATCTAGCTTGCCAGGCAGTTTCCTAAAGCTAATAAACTTGCGACATCTTGACATGACTGGTACTCCATTATTGAAGAAGTTGCCTTTAGGGATTGGTGGGTTAACGAGTCTTCAAACATTATCTAAGGTTATTATTGAAGATGGTAATGGGTTTAATATATCTGATCTCAAGGGCTTACGTGATCTACAAGGTCAGCTTTCCATTCAGGGTTTAGACAACGTGATTGATCCATTACAAGCAGACAATGCAAACTTACAGCAAAAGAAAGGCCTTGATAATTTGGAGTTGAAATGGAGTGTTTCTGAGAATCATAATATACAGTATGAAGTACTTGAAAGGCTCCGGCCACACAGTAAGTTGAAAAAACTAGATATTTTGTACTATGGTGGAATGAAATTTCCGAATTGGATTGGGGATCCCTCATTTGATCGATTATCACATCTTGGCTTACATAAATGTAAAAACTGTCGAGAATTGCCAACACTTGGACAATTAACTTCACTTACAGAGTTGAGCCTTTGTAGTTGTGACATGCTCGAGAGTTACAATTGTCCAAATAGTGTTGAGAGTTTGGTTATAATATGTTGTCATTCAATGACATCGTTGACCTTCTCCAATACACAGAAGGAGATCCCGTCATCCTGTATCAGGATTCTTAAGGTCATAGGCTGCAAGAGTCTAACATCAATTTCTCATGTGGGTTTGCAAAGTCTCACATCTTTGGAGGAGCTGGAGATACGCAATTGTCCAAGTATGGAGGATTCGTTTCCTTGTGGGTTATGGCCTCCTaatttaagaagactagttatagGAGAGTTAAATAAGCCCATGTCAGAGTGGGGGATTCAAAATTACCCGAACTCTCTTCATGTTCTATGGTTATTTGGAAAGAATTCAGGAGTGGTTTCATTTGGAGTGGAAGAAGATCATGCAACGAATACTAATAATAGTTCCACACGTTTTCTTCTTCCGGCATCTCTAATTTCTCTTGAAATTTTGGATTTTATCGAGGTGGAATCACTTTCAGAGGTCTTACAACACTTCCCTTTCCTTGAAAAGCTTTCTATTCAAAATTGCCCAAAGCTTAGAGATGTGCCAGAAACAACTTCATCTTTGACAGTGTCTGTGTTGACTTATTAA